GCTAGCTAAGAGACCAATAAGGGAGGAGAGGATACAGTTGAATGAGATGGACCTTCAAATTGAAGATGGACAGACAAAAATTAGGGTCACTGTCACATGAAAAGCAATCTATTGGAGTTGGTTTGAGGAATTTATTATCACAGCTTTGCATGTGTCCTCTTTTTCGTTGCTTAGAACAGACTAATTCGAGCACTTTGCATCATCTATCTCCTCCCCAATCCGATATTTTAACTTGTGTGGATGGAAATTTATTGGCATGAAAACTAACCCATATCCTGAGGACAAcgaatcaaattttatttatttattttttttgtaaattttgaatattttcaatctaattttgaaagaaataaacatTTATCATTATCTCGGAATAAACGAGTAAGAGATAGTTGAATAAAGAAAGCATGCTTGTATCTTTATCTATCTTTtgagtcaaaaatatttttatttattttacatttattttttctatcttacaatacttaaaaaaaaaaaaaaaggcaaattgCCTTTTGAAACTTATACCATTATTTACTTTCAATTCCACTTTAAATCtcatttgatgatattttaatgtgtttggaaaCACGATTAAAATCATGTtctctcaaaattaattttttttaaatatttttagatcattttaatgtgttgatcttaaaaataatttttttaaaataaaaaaaatatcattttaaaatatttcttagcGAAAAGTACTTCGAACCGCAACCActaccacaatctcaaacaagATAATCTCTTAGACAAATCATTCATACTCTAatatatgcattaaaaaaaaattctcttcaTATTGTAATACAGCTAGGTTCTAGTctaatgataatataatataactaGAAGTAGATGAGAtttaaataaactatataaatgATCTAATAAATACTTTTATGAACTAATAAAATATGTCTAGATTTAAAAAAAGGTCCAAACATACTAGACTATGTTAGTAGTTTAAGATTTCAACAACATAAATCTGATTATTGAATTaggcttaatttttttctaaatgacTTTACAGATAATTCTTTGTATAGAAATCATTACGTCACTTATCAAACAATTgactattttgaaattaaatctagaaattattgtttgggttaattttattatttttttaagattttttaagatttattattattattttagatatcaACGGTTGGATTTCCAAGAATTAGATTCAGAAATTATTGTTTGAGccaatcttattattttttttagagaactTTAGGTTATTTCCTAGTTAAAATAGGATTTCTAGAACTATTTAAAAGCCTTGTAAAACTCTCCAAAagatcatatatttatttttcaaagaataaaactacgtatttaaaattcaagtctACAACGATAACATGAGAAACAAATTCTCTTATTATCTATCCAAGTGATGCCTAAACAGTATTGCACAAGAACTCCTAAAAATAAGCCAAGAACAAATATGAATTTACATGCCAAATCAGATAGCTAAGGGCCTGCCTGATCAAACTATAAGCTAAATGACTAGAATTTTTAGTACTCTGTTTTGAGATTCAAACCACAACTACGAAACTCGACACAATCACGTAGGTAAATCCAGGATCAAGATGAATTACCCTTAATATTTAACATGGTTGTCCGAGCATGATTTTTCCAAGAATATAGGTTTAATATCTAATGATCCGAGCATGATTTTTCCAAGAATACATCGGGGAAATGACAAAGAAAGGCTAACCAATCTTGGAAACGTATGAGATGGTTTCTTATGATTGTTCTTGCTTCCAAGAAGCCACCAACTTGGACAAAGCTGTGAAGGAAGACCCGCCATTAGTCCAAGCAGCCATGGCCATAATTTTCATCATCGAACTACTTTCTCTGAATCGTTTCCCTTCCAATCCCATCAACTCTCTCACCTTTCTCTCCACCTCCTCTGAGCTCACCACTCCTCCTTTACCATCTTCTGTTAAAATAGGCATTGGAGTCAGCTTTATTTCCTCTGCCAAAACCACACTATTCAACTTCTGTTCTGCATACAATGGCCAAGGCAACATTGGCACACCGTAAGTTACTGCTTCAAGCACTGAGTTCCACCCACAATGAGTCACAAATCCACCCACTGCTTGGTGGCTCAGAATTGCAGCTTGTGGTGCCCAAGATTTCAGCACTAGACccctttcttttgttctttccaAGAACCCTTCTGGCATTAGTTCCTCTAGGTCAGGTTCCGTGTCGGAATTTGGTGGTGGATTCCTCACCACCCACATAAATCTTTGTTTGCTCCTAATTGgtcaaaaacaaaggaaaagaaaacaaatgacaagccatatatatatacaggtaTATAAACTATCAATAATTTATACCTTTCCAGGCCAAAAGCAATCTCCTTCAGCTGAGGTGCAGAGAAAGCTCCCTTTCTGCCAAAACATAAGAACACCACACTCTGGCTTGGCTGCTTGTCTAACCACAGCAAACATTTTGATAAAGCATCATCTGAGACACCTCTTTGTTTGGCATCAACAATCCTTGGCCCTATGCAGTATAAAGGAGGGGTTGAGCCCTTTGGAACACAAGCACCCTCAGTGATAGCTTTGATCGCTTGTGGCTCAAGCATGTCAAAAGTGTTCAGTATCATCCCCTTCAAATTAGGTAGTAAAGTACCAAGGCTAAAGAATTCCTGGTAGGCAGGATGGTCGCGATCTAGTAGGGGTTCAGGCAGGTGAGAGGGTTTGATGGGTGGCAGTCCAGGAAAGTGCAAAGGGGTATTGTTGGGAAGGTCTTTGAAGCTCTTGGTAGTTTGGTTATGGATGGTGGGCAAGTAGAGGATGCTGGCAAAACTAGAAGCACCAGAAGTGAAGTACAAGTAAGTTGGGATGAGTGTGTCGTAAGTGATGCCGAAGGTGGAGATTATGAAAGCAAGAACAGTGGAGGTGAGAGAGATGGCTTTGAGGACATCGAGTACTTTAGGGGTGTAAAGGCGGATATAATCGAATGCGGCTTTACCCAGAGTGGCTGCAGCCGCTGGTCCAGGAGGGTTTTCGCTGGgtggagggagagagaggaagGATATGGGAAGACTCGTTTGGGAAATGGAACTGATACGTGCGGGAATGGTGGAGGTGTCAAAAGGCATCATTGCTACTAAAATTGTTATGGAGATGTTGGGATGGTGTTGCAGGATCAGCTTAGCTAACTCCACCATAGAGATCATCTGGTGGGAGGTTGCCGCTGGATACAAGACAATTGCTTCTTTCATTGTTTAGCCCTCACAGAACGATGAACTGATGAAGGGAGTGTGCAAGAGGTAGAAGAATTTGCAGATGAACACCTGATAAGTGAGGGAATGATTTATAAAAGGGATTTAAGTCAATGGAAAGCTGACCTTTCACGAGATGGAAGAGTCAGAGACAATATCGTAAACTACACTTTACAGGGATGATTATTCAACCATGCACCAAGGGAAGCAGTTATTCCCTACAAGTAATATCTCATAAAATGATGATAACCAGAGAGGTATATGATATAGAAAAATCTCGTGTACAGATCCCTCCCAAGACAGTAACAGAGTTCCAGCTTGCTTAAAAGTGCAAACTTAGGGCAGAACTCCTCGAAACAGAAGTAACACCTCACTAATACCTGACTAACAGTAAAAAAACACTCCCATTAACAGTACATGAGATAAGACATAACACCATAAACCACTAGATACAAACTGATGAAAAACCATGAGTTGAGAAAATCGCCCTAGTCACTAAAATCTATGCTTCCACTGCAGGAACTGCTGGCATTGCGACTGTGTAATGAAAGGCCCCTCATGTGGCCAGACACAGCAGAACCATCAGCCTTCTTTTCCTGAAAAAATTTCTGCCTTTCCATGTGTTTCGCAGGTGGTGGTGGAATTACAACAGGTGCACAATTTGCGTTGGGATCCTGTGGCTGCTCGGATGGAAGTGGCCGTATAAGTGGACGATTCAGCCTGTCTCCTGGAATTGTCGATCCAAGCAAGCCCAGAGGAAGATGCTCTTCTGAGTTGCCTTCATCTTCAGGTCTCGCACAAGCCTTCCCCTTTCTTAACCTGCCAAGTTTTGCAAGGACACGGCAATTTGAACCAGGATTAAAACATGCATATAGCATAAACTCCTTTCAAAAGTGAATTGAATACTAGCTTGATTCGCATGTGGTTATAACTTGCTCCTCAGATGAAAAACATTACATGTTCAAATGATACAGGTCAATTATTTTTCACCAAATACAAGACTAGCCTTGATGACATAAACATACCTTCGGAAAAGCTGTTCAggctcctcctcttcctctgatTCCACATGATTAAAATGATTTGCTGTTGTAGTAGTTCTATCAGAAATGGTAGTCATATCTGAAACTGTAGACCTCCCAGATAGAAGGGAATCATGTCTTGCCAGAACTTTTTGTAGCTGCTCATTCAATTCAATAGCTTGAGAGACCAACTTTTCATCCCTGGACAtgaaagagaggaagagagtcAATTCAAGTGCGATTACAAGACTGGCTAATATTCAAATCTGCCAAATTGACCAGAAACCAGCCTTACCTAGAAGTCATCACAAGATGCATTACCCTCTGCTTTTGGAATGAACACTGTTCCACGAGATCAAGAGTAAACTCATCCTTCGCTCCCTGAAAGAAAATTGTCATGAAATCCTCACTCATAATTCACCAGTGCAATTcaagatgaagaaagaaaaaagaaaaaaaaaagaattaagcaACAAGCAATTTATAAATGTCAACCATCCAAGATTGTTCGTGTGCCATGTACTTCTGTATTATAAGCTATAGCCTTGTCATCAACATGAGTTAA
This genomic stretch from Populus alba chromosome 19, ASM523922v2, whole genome shotgun sequence harbors:
- the LOC118051946 gene encoding UDP-glycosyltransferase 88B1 translates to MKEAIVLYPAATSHQMISMVELAKLILQHHPNISITILVAMMPFDTSTIPARISSISQTSLPISFLSLPPPSENPPGPAAAATLGKAAFDYIRLYTPKVLDVLKAISLTSTVLAFIISTFGITYDTLIPTYLYFTSGASSFASILYLPTIHNQTTKSFKDLPNNTPLHFPGLPPIKPSHLPEPLLDRDHPAYQEFFSLGTLLPNLKGMILNTFDMLEPQAIKAITEGACVPKGSTPPLYCIGPRIVDAKQRGVSDDALSKCLLWLDKQPSQSVVFLCFGRKGAFSAPQLKEIAFGLERSKQRFMWVVRNPPPNSDTEPDLEELMPEGFLERTKERGLVLKSWAPQAAILSHQAVGGFVTHCGWNSVLEAVTYGVPMLPWPLYAEQKLNSVVLAEEIKLTPMPILTEDGKGGVVSSEEVERKVRELMGLEGKRFRESSSMMKIMAMAAWTNGGSSFTALSKLVASWKQEQS